The sequence below is a genomic window from Acidobacteriota bacterium.
GAAGTTGGGGCTGGTGTAGATCATCGGCTTGACCCCATAGTGATCCTCGATGATCTCCAGGAAGCGGCGCAGCCGATTCGGCAGACCGGGCTCGGTGCCATGTCCGAGGACCTCCACATCCACCACCGGCACCAAGTCGCCGGGCCGTAGCTCGACGTTCTCGATAAAGAATTGAGCCTGCTCCTCCGGATCATCTTCAGTGACATAGAAATGGTAGGCGCCGCGCACCAATCCGGCTTCCTTCGCCCGCTGCCAGTGATCGTCGAAAGCGCTGTCCTTGAGGTCCACCCCTTCCGTCGCCTTGAGGTAGGCATAGTGATGCCCGGCGTCCGCCACCGCTTGCCAATCTACGGCTCCGCTGTGCACCGACACATCCACCCCCTGATGCAGGCGGTCCACCACCTCCTGGGGCGAGATCTGCGGCGGCGCAGGTGCCGGGGGAGGTGTCTCCTTTGCGGGTGTGGAGGCCGCAGAAGGTGCCGGGGCCTCCGCCGGCGGCCCCTCGCCACAGGCCAGCGGCACCATGCACAGGAGGATCAGGAGGAAGGTACCCAAGTTCTGGTAGAAGCTTCTCATGAC
It includes:
- a CDS encoding GH25 family lysozyme, which codes for MRSFYQNLGTFLLILLCMVPLACGEGPPAEAPAPSAASTPAKETPPPAPAPPQISPQEVVDRLHQGVDVSVHSGAVDWQAVADAGHHYAYLKATEGVDLKDSAFDDHWQRAKEAGLVRGAYHFYVTEDDPEEQAQFFIENVELRPGDLVPVVDVEVLGHGTEPGLPNRLRRFLEIIEDHYGVKPMIYTSPNFWNRHVATNFGDYPLWIAEYGVEQPQLPNGWDDWHLWQWEDDPQVPGVEKDADRSHLNRERSDLHRLVIPGPAATEEASGPEVES